CTCTTGGGGGAATTTTCCTGAGGCTGATGAGGCGGTCCCTATGGCTCCATTGAGGCAGCGGCGATCCCTATTTCCGGATAATGACGGTCCTTGCTCCAAAATTTGTGAAGACAAACTGGCGGAAATTCGAAGGAAGTACTAGATTTCTCCTTTGTTGGGGCTGAGATGTTCTTCCGAATTTGAACGTGCTCTAGACGGAGGAATGAACGAGATTGCTATCTCCGAGGCAGGCTTTAGAGGATTCATCCCTTCGTTGATAGCAAAGGTGTCCGCTTGCTTTGGTTTCGCGCCGTCACAACTTACTCCGTTGTCCTGGCGCACGCTGATTACTATTCGAGTTCTGGGAGAATTCCATGGTATACCGTTTGGGGTATCTGAAGTTCTTTACTCTTACTACTTTGCTCCTTTGATTGGAAAGAAAGGATTTTATCATATCCGATCTCGAGATGGAAGGCCATTGGTGGATGAACCGTCGAGGGGTGCTGGAGGTATCTATCCATTTGGAGACCTGTGGGACATGAGATATGTAATCATGAAGATGAACGGAGCCTCCGGCTACCCCTTGTTTTAGCGTTCGGTTGGTAAGTTGCTTCGATGATCTCTTCTTAGAATAATGTCTGATTTTTGCGTTGAATCATGAAGTTTTCTTCTTGCTTTCTAGATGTGTTTTGCCCAGTGTCTTTTGCCGGAGAAGCATTGGTGAACCTGGCGATGAAAATCCCTAAGCGATTCCGGTGGGTGCCATTTTTGATGAGTTAGGAGACCTTACGTCATAGCCGGATTTGGGGTGAGATCACTTGCTCTTTTTATTCTCTCGATCTTCATTCTgaactcttctttttttgtttatttctagGAAGCGCCCTTTGTTTGCCAATATCCGCTGTGTACGATGATTATCATAAGGCTAAGACTTGGAGGATGCACCCTTATCCTCCTTCCATACCCAGTATCGATTCTATGGCGGATAGCTCATCCTCTTTGTCAACAGCTCTCTCCACGGTTTCTCGCGATAACATAGCAGTTGGTCTTTGTTGGGGAAATATACTCAAGTATTGAATTTCTCCAGACCCTAGGGaggacaccggcctctgggTCCCCGCTAGGAGGCACCCCGGTTCCCCGCTACGAAGTACTCCGGGTCCGGTCCCAGAGACCACCCCCTTCCCCAGGGAAAAGgaaacttccgataaggagaaccttgtatatttccgaatatggaagagtttaacctactccaaccgacttAGGCCCGCCTTGagaagactatataaagggaacctaaaccctaGAGCAAAGGATCGACACTTCAAGACTTAGAAATTAAAGCTAGGCGGCTAAAACTAGGGTTTTATACACCAATCTGTTGTAGCTCCGGCTTGTTCAACtaataaaacatctcttcaagtaTATCTCTCTAAAACTATATACGAAATCTATACTGAGCGCCGAGAAGCTCAGCCAGATCGAATCGGAGAATCTAAACCTCCGAGACGAGAACCAAGCCCTCAACACGGGGAGTAACAAGAAGCGTCGATTCCGGCCTCAGGTCCGCCCCATGCCGACTCTGGAGACACCCAACTCCGGAACGGGTGTGAATCTCCCACCTACGGCGTTGGGAGGAGACGCATCAACGCGCAAAAAGGCTAAGGATGCTCAAACCTACGACGTGGAAGACAGCGAATCTGAGCCAGAACCCGATAAGGAAGCACCTAGCAGAGCAACAAAAGAGGAGTCTCCTATGGTCGCTTACCTGGAGTAGATGTTCTCCAAGAGGCTTGATGCCATGCAGTCCATGGTAGAGAGGCTCCCAGGGGTAGCTCCCTCCATCCGGAAGAGAAACTCCGACTCTTATGCCGACACTCCTTCCACGGATGAGATCACCTTAATCGAGATGCCCATGAAGTTCTCCTTCCCCAGCATAAAGGCGTACGACGGCACTACTGATCCAGACGACCATGTCGCCAAATACAGACAAAGGATGCTCGCCGTAGCACTCCCAAAGGAGTCGCGTGAAGCTATCATATGCAAAGGGTTCGGCTCAACCCTAACCGGACCCGCTCTGCAATGGTACATCAACCTACTCTTCAGGTCCATAGCCTCCTTCGTGATTCTCAGCGACATATTCGTGGAACAATTCGCCAGCAGCAGGAAGCTAAAGAAAACCTTTGATGGCCTCTACGAAATCCTCCAACGCCGGACGAAACCCTTACGAGGctacatagcccgcttcaaTCAAGAGAAGGTGGCTATTCTTGAATGCAGTATCCCCACTGCTATCTCTGCCTGCAAGAGAGCTCTGCTCCTCGACGGGGACCTGTATAAGGATCTAACCAAATATAAGTGCAAAACCATGGAAGACGTCCTATCCCGAGCCTGGGCGCATGTAAAATGGGAGAAAAACGTCGCCAGTCGCGCTAAGGCGCAGCAAAAGCAAGATCCCAAGGCAATCAGATCAGACCGAACCGAGCGAGACGAGAGATCCTCTCAAAGACCAGCCAGGGACTATGGGAATCGAAACCGGGGCAGATACCATAACCGGTCGATCGAGAAGGCATAAGGGATGGCAGTGTCCACGTGCCCAGACATCTCTCACCTTTCCGTCACAAGGCCAGAGCTGATCAATGTTATGAGgcagatgggccaacaggtcAAGAGGCCTCAGAAGATGAAAGCACCCGATTCTTTCCGGAACCCTTGTCTCTGGTGCGACTTCCACCGAGACCACAGTCACAAAACGGAAGATTGTGTCGCACTGAAGATCAAAGTCAACGATTTTCTTAAGAAAGGACACCTCAAGAAGTTTCTTTCCGAGAAGGCCAAGAGCCATCTAAGTAAGGAGATAACGGGGAAGCCCACTGAAGCTGCTCCCGTATCGCCACCTCGACAGGACCGAGTGATACATGTCATATTGGGCGGTTCAGAGATCAGCAGCATAAGCCACGCAGCCGCGAAGAAAAGCACTTGGAACGCCAAGCACGGCCTAGAGGCAGCCAAGCCGAAACACCTGCTCCTGGGTACGGACAAAATAGGTTTCACGGTCAAGGAGCAGAAAAAGGTTCTCACCCCACATCATGACACCCTTGTCATATCACTCACTGTAGCGAACTGCCTGATGAAAAGGATACTGGTAGATAATGGAAGCTCTGGCATGTGTAGTGATATTCGGCTCCCTTTTTTGTTGCCTCTTCCTCTCCTTATATAGTTGACTTCTCTCCTCCTCGTGCCCTACGTCGCCCTGCTCTTAATGGGCTTTAACTCGTCAGGCCTGGTGCTTAGGCGGGCAAATTAAGCCACTGAGCTGACTGCTTTTAGTCGATTTGAGGAGTCGGCTAAAGGCAGTCTTGAGTCAAGCCGACACTCGGTCTTGAAGCCTACGAGCCGAGCTGATGCTTTGCTTATATGGGCCAGACCTACTATCTGATGTTGAGGGATGCAATTATCTCCTACAGTACGTCCCCCCAGTTCACTTGTGAGACGCGTAGCGGATCTCAGTGAATTTGTGGGTCAGGTCTAGAAGATAGGTGGTCTAGCATGAAGGTGTTCCTGATCGTGACGGTTTGTCGTCGAATTGGGTATGTCGGCTTTTGCTTTTTATCGCTTCACCGTATGTCACCTTTTGGGGCGAAATCGATCTAACCATTCATTAAGTAAACCGGTGGATTCTGCGGTTTACTTTGGTTTAAATCGAAATCACGTTGGGTCAAAATCGGTAAAGACAAAATCAATGTCGGAAAGTTCTCGAGAAAcctttttaaaaggaaaataagaatacaaaaaactaaaatttcgtATTCTTAAGACTATTACCCGACAAGGGACCATTTAAACCGTCGAACAAATGATTCCCCAGCATCAGAACAACCAAACCAGCATCGTCCGACCCTTCAGAGAAATTGGATTAGCCAAGACCAACTCGCCCAACGGCGAGTTGGGCCGACCGATCTAACTCGCAGTTGAGCGAGTTGGACGAACTTCATCCAACTCGCCCAACGGCGAGTTGGATCTGCTAATCAAACTCGCCCAACGACGAGTTGGATCAATCTTGTCCATACTCGCCTTTGTTGAGCTGGATCAGTCCAAAACCATGCATTCTCATCTCCGGAACTCCCCCTTTCAGGCCGCAGTCAACTTGtatcttgtttcgtctcgatcgaAGTTACCTTTGAAACTTTACGGAAAAATGACAAAAGCTTATTTTTGCGTATAAGTTCGGAGCGATCGTATAAAGACGACTACGATTAACTTAGCACCATGCTTATCTCGAATATATTATTGATTTGGATTATCTCGTAAAACCGGCGTCGTACTGCAGGTTACTCTTCTGAAaagaaattgtaaaaatattttcgtCAAAAATGGCCCAAAGGGGTCTGAAACGCGGCAAacgcccacttacgatttttaaCAAGAAATTGGCCCGAAGTTGCTATGACGGTTTATCAAATATTGTCgagaagagataaatgtcaagttttgaGATAAATGTTAAAGTTTTAAAGGATAATCATGAAAATCGGTGTTACACCCAATTTTGGTCAACACATTAATGAGCCACGATTAAGAATATGGGCTGCAAAGAGTTAAAGCCCACAGTGAGCACGCAAGCTCCAGAGGGAGACTTCGAGGAAACGGAGATCGCGAACGGTTGCGAACATCACAGGAGCAGCCCGCTATAAGAAGAGATCGATGCATAAGGAAaaggacacgttgaaaaccctagagagagctacacccaTATTTCGACCTTGTTTTCATCCGCCTTTAGATCCTTTCTCTTAGCGATCTCGTTTGTAACATTCGATCTTGTTTaactcattgtattcgatcttattcatcaataaaaatctatttttgccTACTGGAAACTGAttatatcgttgtgttctaacGATATCGTTGCATACATCATTTATCTTCCCTAGATTAaaccccgatcactatcaaattcttagtgtagattttaggatctacattTTGGCGCCAACTGTGGGGAAGATAAACGACTATGGATTCTAATCAAACCGTCGAAACCACACCATCGAGAGTCAACGGCATCGATCCTACCGGATCTGACTCAGGAACCGAAACTTGAAAACAAAAGGGACTCgcataattttaaacttagaatCAACACCTTAAACAGTCATAGTCTCAGAAGTAcactataccatatcctagtctAGCAATCAAGTTCATCTAGtccacaacttagcaaatcatgtgTGACAATCCCCTCTACCAATCTTAATTCTTACGTAaataaagtgtaggctttaccttgggggtatcgatCCCAGGATGCAAGGATGCTCAAACAAATATCTTAACATGTAGGTAAACAATAgttcctatcctctctctctactaaatctctctctcagtcaaagtctgcttatattgcatgATCATTGACTAAGATTTGAcaagcttccatgaatcaagctttaatggttttagccaccaactcctgttcacttctttttgacctatatcctaggattatttgtgaatcaagccttaatggttatagccaccaaatcatgttctaatcctttatctatagaattcttatgaagcaagccttaatggttgtagccaccaagtcatgttcgaatcccttcttaataaatttatctatatatatatatatttttttttttttttgcattactatatctataattttatctatatttcaaaaatagagagagaaagggtgataattctacacaaggctttaccttctatacttgtttgaagaatccgatcccatgtataccaagccccaagacaagcagagttgagctcaattaggttggaggtcagctttggttccttcaaacactCTCAGCAAGggtaacatagttgacaggttgatccaccttggtatctttagtactatctgttaggggatttttgtgtaggatctttgtgagtactacggaacgatggacaaggctGGTATTCGTATAGATTTTGTGTAAATTTATAAGTAAGAAGGTAGAAAAagatgttttattagatcaaagcGCTAGAACTACAACAGTTTTCAgtaagaaccctagttctagccgcctacATCTAATTTCTAAGTCTCGAAGTGTCGATCcctttttttagggtttaggttccctttatataattttcttaaggcgtgccttagtcggttggagtaggttaaactcttccatatttggaAATATGGAAAGTTCTCCATCTCGAAAGTTTTGCTTTTCCCGAGGGGAGGGGGTAGTCTTTGGGACCGGATCCGAAGTACTTCGGAGAGGGGACCCGGGGTTCTTTAGAATTGTTCTGCTAGTTTTATGAAAGTTTTCtgtaaaaactttctaaattttattttacggAAGATTTGCTttgcaaatttttatttttggttattttacaAAAGCTTTATGTAgaactttttgtttgttttacagAAAACTGTTTTATAAAACCGTGATGTTTCCCAGAAAAACTTCCTGAAAGAATGTTTTTCCAAATAGTTTTTGTTTGGACGGAAatctcaatattttattttttggaaaaaatataTGCGGAGTTTGTTCGTTGAATCTTTGTTCAAGTAGGCACGTGTATGCAGAATCGGTATCTTAACATTTTCGGTTCATTCTTGTAAATGATACGATTTTAGGCGTTGATATATCATacatatcttttatatttatttaactcaATGAGtataaatcccttatatattaattgaaaaacattacaacattgttttgtagccacgtgtcaccatgagaatgaaattcagaattcttagagaaattggttggtccatcttaacttataatatattttttactaaactaactattaaattaataaatagtgtacaaaagaatattctcgcactttatttaaataaaagctacaaaatttCCTAATAtgagtaacatatatatgacaatcaatgataatgaataataaatatttgataataatttttgtatcttagctctttttaatttaatttatattattaaaagatattaaacaaccatattaatcatataataaaagaaattaatttttttcttatatgttatattttgaatttttaaaacaactataaattacGAAAACGTTAAATGTGTCACACTAAAATtttatgatcaatggtttaattttttttggtagtaacaagatacaaatgaccataaatcgtatgaatatgaagtccatttactagacattcatattatataataatatagtttaaaattaaactatataacatagaaaaatactgaaatatgataatttctaatttgtattgaaaaagtattgaaaccttaatattttaattttaaaatttgcattcaaaaaatcgtacattagaaattttgtgttatcatatgagtatgaattctcaataataaatatttatgttaaaatatactatatatctatgttcatgtcattgaaatttagttatataccatataaaataaataaaatgattgttttgattaatttaccaaaaaaagtatcataaataaacaagaggtattgttttgatttatgtatttattctaatttaattatatatataatacataaataaatacaaataaataataatagatcaatttttatttatatataatattcattccgCTTAAACTAGTCTTTTTCTAAAAAACATGATAACCAATGTGGCTATAAATAGACCATAGAAGGATATTTGTGGGGGACTACTAATGACCCGTTTGTTTCTCCATCTGGCTGAGTCATCTGGATGAAAATgagaattttgtttgtttatgcaCTAAAAATACAATTCAATCAAATGGATCATCCGGATGACTTTTGGAAATTTAGGATATTTGTGGGGGACTACTTTGAAATAAGCTTGTGAGTTTGATTTGTTGCCTCGTTATACATTGAAGAAAGCAAATGCTGAGAAATACTGGTTCCTCTTTCTTCTCGAGAaagtttataaattcaaaagttCCATCGTCTTTGCTTAGACACTGTAAATGTTTCGAATATACATATCATTAtattacttttcaaaaaaaagtcaACTTTTGCTGAAAACTTGATAGTCTATCACATTCTACGCTCTAAATAATTAACTTCATCATAAAGTCCATCACATTCTTGGCCTCTTGTCTTTTATGTAACTTATTATGTAGATAAAGGGCAAAGTAAAGAAATAAGTGTAAATAAACTTTCATCTCCTCAACTGTAATTTCTCTCCCCTAGTTAAATAAAAGAACATATTTGTTCACTTGCAAACATTTATATCTTTATGTTGAATAAATAGttcacaaaattttgaaattctgGTATATCGTTGACTATTAGATGTTAAAATCTTtacaatatatgttatttttacaaaaaaaaaaatgccaatTGCTTAATGCCCATGTCTACTACTAGTGTGACAATTTTAGGGATGGTGGCCAGTGGTCTTTATTCGTTCAGACATTTTC
The sequence above is drawn from the Brassica napus cultivar Da-Ae chromosome A8, Da-Ae, whole genome shotgun sequence genome and encodes:
- the LOC106418833 gene encoding uncharacterized protein LOC106418833, with product MFSKRLDAMQSMVERLPGVAPSIRKRNSDSYADTPSTDEITLIEMPMKFSFPSIKAYDGTTDPDDHVAKYRQRMLAVALPKESREAIICKGFGSTLTGPALQWYINLLFRSIASFVILSDIFVEQFASSRKLKKTFDGLYEILQRRTKPLRGYIARFNQEKVAILECSIPTAISACKRALLLDGDLYKDLTKYKCKTMEDVLSRAWAHVKWEKNVASRAKAQQKQDPKAIRSDRTERDERSSQRPARDYGNRNRGRYHNRSIEKA